A window from Salvia miltiorrhiza cultivar Shanhuang (shh) chromosome 2, IMPLAD_Smil_shh, whole genome shotgun sequence encodes these proteins:
- the LOC131007919 gene encoding uncharacterized protein LOC131007919 yields MEFTTLKQGNKTVVEYDRLFCDLARYAPYRVDTDEKMSELFCAGLRQEIRVVLASQTALSYAEALNRALDMELAMQPEKTTHTPTPPSAQYTQVSNTPYSNQGQKGKRKWENRGNEGKKPWQGQNVQAPFVKGDKLFYGGPATSHPGHQGIPPCPKCNKLHTGVCRAGNPNCFTCGKPGHYSSQCPNRQQGMSGGRPNQFPTPQLRAMEGILPLPQPLQQQPFRRPNQPHKQLPAPQAGIPPQYQRMYAINKKNQDKNQGNLTGIGELKGVPIVILFDTGASHSFISYTCVDTLELNVEPAQLHLRAKTLRLLRMWTTDIILGMDWLAEHHAVIQCEQRWISFQPPGLEPTCFYAINRKWKKTPIISAVQANKILKEKGATAYLVYLSQEEEAQIKIEDVPIVREYQDVFPDILPGLPPNRQLEFTIDLEPGAAPISKAPYRMKDGSLRLCIDYRELNKVTLKNKYPLPRIDDLFDQLRGARAFSKIDLRTGYHQLRIRPEDIPKTAFRTRYGHYEFIVMPFGLTNAPAVFMDLMNRVFHEYLDQFVLVFIDDILIYSKNEKDHEEHLRTVLEKLRAEKLYAKYSKCEFWLREVNFLGHIISAAGIKVDPAKVQAVQEWRSPTTPHEIRSFLGLAGYYRRFIQDFSKIAKPITHLLKKEVKFLWTDECEQSFQELKKRLTTAPVLAVPEANKEYTIYTDASKKGLGCYKHCKVWKGKFGNYSISDKNSIHNAMETSAKLSFESGVEATNSSVDFMLLGK; encoded by the exons atggagtTTACCACCTTAAAGCAAGGGAATAAAACTGTAGTGGAGTACGATCGACTATTCTGCGATCTGGCCCGATATGCACCGTATAGAGTGGATACGGATGAGAAGATGTCCGAGTTGTTTTGCGCTGGACTGCGACAAGAGATAAGAGttgtattggcaagtcaaacggcACTTTCCTACGCCGAGGCCTTGAACAGAGCTCTAGATATGGAGCTAGCAATGCAACCAGAGAAAACAACACACACACCAACGCCTCCATCAGCTCAATATACGCAAGTATCAAACACTCCCTACTCTAACCAAGGACAGAAAGGAAAACGCAAATGGGAAAATCGTGGAAATGAGGGTAAAAAGCCATGGCAAGGTCAGAATGTCCAGGCTCCATTCGTGAAAggcgataaattattttatggtgGACCAGCGACCTCACACCCCGGACACCAAGGGATACCCCCTTGTCCTAAGTGCAACAAGTTACACACAGGAGTGTGCAGAGCTGGAAACCCAAATTGTTTCACTTGTGGGAAACCAGGGCATTACTCGAGCCAGTGCCCCAACCGACAGCAagggatgagtggaggaagacCCAATCAGTTTCCAACCCCACAACTCAGAGCAATGGAGGGAATTCTTCCTCTACCTCAACCACTACAGCAACAACCTTTTCGCCGTCCAAACCAGCCTCATAAGCAGCTACCTGCACCGCAAGCAGGAATACCACCGCAATATCAAAGGATGTATGCTATCAATAAGAAGAATCAGGATAAGAACCAAGGAAACTTAACAGGTATTGGGGAACTGAAAGGTGTACCCATTGTTATTCTCTTTGATACTGGagcatcacattctttcatctcaTATACTTGTGTGGATACGTTAGAGCTGAATGTAGAACCAGCCCAGCTACACTTAAGG gctaagaCGTTGAGACTTCTGCGCATGTGGACCACAGAcatcattttgggaatggactggttagcagaacaCCATGCGGTGATACAATGCGAGCAGAGATggatatcattccagccacctGGCCTGGAACCTACATGTTTTTATGCCATCAATAGgaaatggaagaagacacctATCATCTCTGCAGTGCAAGCGAACAAGATACTAAAAGAAAAGGGCGCGACAGCATATTTAGTATACTTGAGCCAAGAAGAGGAAGCACAAATAAAGATTGAAGATGTACCTATAGTGCGGGAGTATCAAGACGTTTTCCCTGATATTCTACCAGGTCTACCCCCGAACCGACAATTGGAATTCACAATCGACTTGGAACCTGGAGCAGCACCAATATCCAAAGCACCATATAGGATG aaagacgGAAGTTTAAGATTGTGTATCGATTACCGGGAATTAAACAAGGTGACCCTAAAGAATAAGTATCCTTTGCCACGTATAGAcgatttgtttgatcaacttcgaggagcacgcgctttctcaaagatagatttAAGGACAGGGTATCACCAATTGAGGATACGACCTGAGGatattccaaagacagcattccgcacgagatacggacactatgagttcatagtgatgccttttggattaacaaatgcccccgccgtattcatggatctcatgaatcgagtgtttcacgaatatttggatcaattcgtgttggtattcatagacgacatcttgatttactcgaagaatgagaaggatcatgaagagcaccttagaactgtgctagagaagctaagagctgaaaagctttatgctaagtatagcaaatgtgagttttggctacgAGAAGTCAATTTCTTAGGCCACATCATTTCAGCTGCAGGAATCAAAGTGGACCCTGCCAAGGTTCAAGCAgtgcaagaatggagatcaccaacgacaCCTCACGAGATTCGTAGCTTCCTAGGATTAGCAGGCTACTACCGTCGTTTTATACAAGATTTCTCCAAAATAGCCAAGCCTATAACTCATCTGCTtaagaaagaagtcaaattctTGTGGACAGACGAATGCGAACAAAGctttcaagaattgaagaagaggttgACCACCGCCCCAGTACTAGCCGTTCCAGAAGCAAACAAGGAATACACTATCTATACGGACGCATCAAAGAAAggactaggttgt
- the LOC131007918 gene encoding uncharacterized protein LOC131007918, which yields MATSSWKSLFPEATLTPLTVPMSDHVALLLKCQGTMNALAIRRFHFENKWCLEPDVPHVVRDCWTNLYGINIMERLMAVSDSISIWARHFNSSKILTKSKLQNVISLFKDGSIGILFVSSRQSGENLRVCCFVKKLTGSSAPNNIGLKRGDSNMKFFHVMALARCKKNTIVKLQRENGSWTSGEEDIKDVARDYFENLFAPPGPY from the coding sequence ATGGCTACTTCTAGCTGGAAATCTCTTTTTCCAGAGGCTACACTTACACCGCTTACGGTTCCTATGTCGGACCACGTTGCTCTCCTTTTGAAGTGTCAGGGAACGATGAACGCTCTTGCTATTCGGCGATTTCATTTCGAGAACAAATGGTGCCTTGAGCCTGATGTTCCTCATGTGGTTCGGGATTGTTGGACAAATCTCTACGGCATCAACATTATGGAAAGACTTATGGCGGTGTCGGATTCTATCTCCATTTGGGCGAGACATTTTAATTCTTCTAAGATACTTACGAAATCTAAACTTCAGAATGTGATCTCTCTCTTCAAGGACGGTTCGATAGGGATTCTATTCGTAAGCTCAAGGCAGTCAGGGGAGAACTTGCGAGTTTGTTGCTTCGTGAAGAAGCTCACGGGAAGCAGCGCGCCAAACAACATTGGCTTAAAGAGGGGGGACTCTAACATGAAGTTTTTTCATGTTATGGCTTTGGCTCGGTGTAAGAAGAATACTATTGTTAAATTGCAGAGGGAAAATGGGAGTTGGACTTCCGGGGAGGAGGATATTAAAGATGTTGCTCGAGACTATTTTGAGAATCTGTTTGCCCCCCCAGGACCATATTGA